A segment of the Asinibacterium sp. OR53 genome:
CAAAGACACCGAAGTCATTGGTATTTGATTTGTAAAGGAGCGGGTTGGCCCCTGCAGGAATATTGCGCAGCGGAGCATACCGCCATACAAAATCGATACGCAATAGTTTGAAGATATTTTCCAGACCGGTCCCAAGCTCTGTATAGAAACCACCCCTGAGTGAACGCATACGATATTCGTAATAGAAATCATGAATATTAAGCCGTTGGTTGGCCGTAGAGAGATTACCCCATACTGTTTTAACATTCCAGAATTGCCGCATGTTGCTTTTTCGCATAAAAGGCAGCAGGTTCAAAAACTTTTTCTCCAGGTTGTGTTCAAGAGTAGCGCCTGCAAATTCATCACTGATGTATTCAAACCTGTTCATCAGGTTAAAAGATTGTTTGTTATAATAATAAATTTCATTTCCCGGGTGCACCTCCAGCAACATAAAGGGTAGTGGTTCATCGGAAAATACTTTTCCGCCATACACCATGTAATTGATCTTACCCCAGCGCGGGATGCGGGTGGTTTGACTGATGTTTACTCCTACACGGCGGTATTGATAGTCCGACCCCAGGAAACCTGCAATACCCACGGCACCGCGCAGTTCCAGAACGGGCAGATCGCTTTTCAATTTCAATTCCTTTCTGTGACGGACAATGGTTTTTTCTCCCGGGGCATAACGGAGTTTTAATCCCAATTCGGCATTTGCAATACTTACCTGCGCAGGGCGGCTCAGTAATAATCTTTTCTCAGGCAAAGGACTAAAAGTCTCGTAATTGGTAAAAGTGAAGAAAGGCTGCGCGGAAAGTTTATTACGCCATTCCTTGGTGATGGCCAGTTTGGCTTCTTCCACACCCAGGAATTTCTGGCGGATGTTCGGACGACGGATCAACTGGCTGAAAATATTATCGGTGGTGATGTCTTCGTCGTTATAGCGCGTACGACCATTATCCAGATCGTGCGTGTAAGATGAGAAAAAGCTGATACCCTGATTGCCCGGCAAACGGTAAGTAACGTCCATCCTGCCTTTGAAACGGTTATCCTTGAACCCATAGGCCAAATAACCATGCAGCCGGAGATATTTGCTGAATTTCGCTGTAGTACCGAGATCAAAGCGAACCCTGAAACGCTCCAGTTGATTACCGCTTACCCATTTGTACCAGGGGCCGATCTCAACAGCTCCAAGCTTTTTATGACCATCGAGCAGGAAAGTAAGCGTGTTGGTATAGTGAATAAAAGCGGGGATGGTTTTGATAGTGTCCATCATCTTATAGATCTTCTGCTCATTGGAACTGAGGTCTTCATGCCTTTGCTCATTCCAGAAATCAGTATCCTTATCCCGCGCACTATCAGCCACCACCACTTCTTCCTTCTGTGCATTGGCGTTCAGTTTGGCAAGAATGCTTGTATCATTAACCCTGATATTACGGTACATACTTGTTTTGCGTGCGATGAACGATAATTTCTCTTTGCCCAGGGGAGAGAAATCAACCACCAGTTTGTCTTTCGAGAACATCCAGTTGCTGTCGGACTGCAAACTGAACTCTTGTACAATACTCAGCCTGTTCACAAAGTTGATATTGGCAGTAGCGGAAATGTTCAGGTTGATGCGATAGATACCCCAGTTGCTACCGTGTATCCAGCAATCGCCACTGAACGTATTTTCCCCATCGCGTTTCGGGGTAAAGAGGAGGTGAAAATAACGCTGGCCGCCGATGTACTGGGTATCGGCGCCGCGGTAGTTATAA
Coding sequences within it:
- a CDS encoding DUF5686 and carboxypeptidase-like regulatory domain-containing protein, with amino-acid sequence MWSQDLHTPTIRGRVMNNFTKEPVPFASIFWKKAGFGVVSDSAGNFTIKHSPFHPDTLAVSYVGFDELHKIINGHSKDSSLLILSLHQLKTGSSVEVRSKFNKGLRWWKNIVAHKAKNNPYQYQSYAYELYNKMEIDLNNVDRRYFADKKLLKPFAFILDNIDSITEKKPFLPIYLTEALSDYYYSTDPHKIREEIKAAKTDGMKNESMLQFVGGMNQKINVYSDQTHALGKEFISPLSTVGDRYYNYRGADTQYIGGQRYFHLLFTPKRDGENTFSGDCWIHGSNWGIYRINLNISATANINFVNRLSIVQEFSLQSDSNWMFSKDKLVVDFSPLGKEKLSFIARKTSMYRNIRVNDTSILAKLNANAQKEEVVVADSARDKDTDFWNEQRHEDLSSNEQKIYKMMDTIKTIPAFIHYTNTLTFLLDGHKKLGAVEIGPWYKWVSGNQLERFRVRFDLGTTAKFSKYLRLHGYLAYGFKDNRFKGRMDVTYRLPGNQGISFFSSYTHDLDNGRTRYNDEDITTDNIFSQLIRRPNIRQKFLGVEEAKLAITKEWRNKLSAQPFFTFTNYETFSPLPEKRLLLSRPAQVSIANAELGLKLRYAPGEKTIVRHRKELKLKSDLPVLELRGAVGIAGFLGSDYQYRRVGVNISQTTRIPRWGKINYMVYGGKVFSDEPLPFMLLEVHPGNEIYYYNKQSFNLMNRFEYISDEFAGATLEHNLEKKFLNLLPFMRKSNMRQFWNVKTVWGNLSTANQRLNIHDFYYEYRMRSLRGGFYTELGTGLENIFKLLRIDFVWRYAPLRNIPAGANPLLYKSNTNDFGVFGSVRLQF